A window of the Ostrea edulis chromosome 1, xbOstEdul1.1, whole genome shotgun sequence genome harbors these coding sequences:
- the LOC125669546 gene encoding SAGA-associated factor 29-like isoform X2, with amino-acid sequence MGRTKTNSGGGGTSQSPSTSDNSTSTAVAETRIKDLLKELYGLIHQIQDERAQGEHNLTNISKTHERMQQEQKITPYYKNKLKGLYKTAMQDAELEAELLRKALDKITEVKSIRENRRLDSDRPKPIMRRGVLMSMLQQNAQTLPLWVSKPGERPPPLCGAMSADNNYVAKPGDKVAARVKSDDEENWILAEVVNFNPGSNKYDVDDIDADEGKERHTLSKRRIVPLPIWKANPETDPDALFTKDTLVLALYPQTTCFYRALIHEPPRKPQDDYSVLFEDTSYPDGYSPPLLVAQRYVICCKEDKKK; translated from the exons ATGGGACGCACAAAGACAAACAGTGGGGGAGGGGGAACCAGCCAAAGTCCTTCAACATCCGACAACTCCACTAGCACAGCTGTAGCCGAAACACGGATCAAAGACCTACTGAAAGAGCTGTATGGTCTTATACACCAGATCCAG GATGAAAGAGCCCAGGGAGAGCACAACCTAACAAACATCTCCAAGACGCACGAGAGAATGCAACAGGAACAAAAAA TTACACCTTACTACAAAAACAAACTAAAGGGTCTATATAAGACGGCCATGCAGGACGCCGAGCTGGAGGCAGA GTTGCTAAGGAAAGCTCTTGACAAAATTACAGAGGTGAAAAGTATCAGAGAAAATAGAAGATTAG ATTCTGACCGCCCCAAGCCAATCATGAGGCGAGGTGTATTGATGTCGATGTTACAGCAGAATGCTCAGACTCTGCCATTGTGGGTCAGCAAACCGGGGGAAAG GCCCCCACCACTGTGTGGTGCCATGTCAGCTGACAATAATTATGTGGCCAAGCCCGGTGACAAGGTGGCAGCACGTGTTAAGTCTGACGACGAAGAGAACTGGATCCTTGCGGAAGTTGTCAATTTTAATCCCGGCTCCAATAAGTATGACGTGGACGACATTGATGCAGATGAGGGCAAGGA GAGACACACCCTGAGCAAGAGGAGAATTGTTCCTCTGCCCATCTGGAAGGCAAATCCAGAAACAGATCCAGATGCACTGTTTACTAAAGACACT CTTGTGTTGGCCCTGTACCCCCAGACTACATGCTTTTACAGAGCGTTAATCCATGAACCACCAAGAAAG CCTCAGGACGATTATTCTGTGCTTTTCGAGGACACCTCCTACCCCGACGGTTACTCCCCACCTCTCCTGGTAGCACAGAGATATGTCATCTGCTGCAAGGAGGACAAGAAAAAGTGA
- the LOC125669546 gene encoding SAGA-associated factor 29-like isoform X1 — MGRTKTNSGGGGTSQSPSTSDNSTSTAVAETRIKDLLKELYGLIHQIQDERAQGEHNLTNISKTHERMQQEQKSKNEITPYYKNKLKGLYKTAMQDAELEAELLRKALDKITEVKSIRENRRLDSDRPKPIMRRGVLMSMLQQNAQTLPLWVSKPGERPPPLCGAMSADNNYVAKPGDKVAARVKSDDEENWILAEVVNFNPGSNKYDVDDIDADEGKERHTLSKRRIVPLPIWKANPETDPDALFTKDTLVLALYPQTTCFYRALIHEPPRKPQDDYSVLFEDTSYPDGYSPPLLVAQRYVICCKEDKKK; from the exons ATGGGACGCACAAAGACAAACAGTGGGGGAGGGGGAACCAGCCAAAGTCCTTCAACATCCGACAACTCCACTAGCACAGCTGTAGCCGAAACACGGATCAAAGACCTACTGAAAGAGCTGTATGGTCTTATACACCAGATCCAG GATGAAAGAGCCCAGGGAGAGCACAACCTAACAAACATCTCCAAGACGCACGAGAGAATGCAACAGGAACAAAAAAGTAAGAATGAAA TTACACCTTACTACAAAAACAAACTAAAGGGTCTATATAAGACGGCCATGCAGGACGCCGAGCTGGAGGCAGA GTTGCTAAGGAAAGCTCTTGACAAAATTACAGAGGTGAAAAGTATCAGAGAAAATAGAAGATTAG ATTCTGACCGCCCCAAGCCAATCATGAGGCGAGGTGTATTGATGTCGATGTTACAGCAGAATGCTCAGACTCTGCCATTGTGGGTCAGCAAACCGGGGGAAAG GCCCCCACCACTGTGTGGTGCCATGTCAGCTGACAATAATTATGTGGCCAAGCCCGGTGACAAGGTGGCAGCACGTGTTAAGTCTGACGACGAAGAGAACTGGATCCTTGCGGAAGTTGTCAATTTTAATCCCGGCTCCAATAAGTATGACGTGGACGACATTGATGCAGATGAGGGCAAGGA GAGACACACCCTGAGCAAGAGGAGAATTGTTCCTCTGCCCATCTGGAAGGCAAATCCAGAAACAGATCCAGATGCACTGTTTACTAAAGACACT CTTGTGTTGGCCCTGTACCCCCAGACTACATGCTTTTACAGAGCGTTAATCCATGAACCACCAAGAAAG CCTCAGGACGATTATTCTGTGCTTTTCGAGGACACCTCCTACCCCGACGGTTACTCCCCACCTCTCCTGGTAGCACAGAGATATGTCATCTGCTGCAAGGAGGACAAGAAAAAGTGA